In a single window of the Manis javanica isolate MJ-LG chromosome 16, MJ_LKY, whole genome shotgun sequence genome:
- the PSMB8 gene encoding LOW QUALITY PROTEIN: proteasome subunit beta type-8 (The sequence of the model RefSeq protein was modified relative to this genomic sequence to represent the inferred CDS: substituted 3 bases at 3 genomic stop codons), which produces MALLGMCGAPRGQREDWAFPVLGSQLRSEPGHYSFSKRSPELALPRGMQPTELLKSLGGNGEKNDKIEMALGTTTLAFKFQHGVIVVVDSRAASGNYISDLPGTIRMNKVIEINPYLLGTMSGCAADCQYWERLLAKECRLYYLWNGERISVXAASKLLSNMMCQYRGLGLSMGSMICGWDKGPGLYYVDDYGTRLSGNMFSMGTGNTFAYGVMDSSYWPNLSXEEAYDMGRRAIVHATHXDNYSGGVVNMYHMKQDGWVKVQSTDVSDLMYQYREASQ; this is translated from the exons ATGGCGCTGCTGGGGATGTGCGGAGCCCCCCGAGGGCAGCGGGAGGACTGGGCTTTCCCTGTCCTGGGAAGCCAGCTTCGCTCGGAGCCCGGACACTACAGTTTCTCTAAGCGATCTCCGGAGCTCGCCCTCCCCCGGGGAATGCAG CCCACTGAATTACTCAAGTCtctgggtgggaatggagaaaaGAATGATAAGATTGAGATGGCCCTTGGCACTACCACCCTCGCCTTCAAGTTCCAGCATGGAGTGATTGTGGTGGTGGATTCTCGGGCCGCATCCGGGAATTACATTAGTGA TCTTCCAGGCACCATAAGGATGAACAAGGTGATTGAGATTAACCCGTACCTGTTGGGCACCATGTCTGGTTGTGCGGCGGACTGTCAGTACTGGGAGCGTCTGCTGGCCAAGGAGTGCAG GTTGTATTATCTGTGGAATGGGGAGCGTATCTCAGTGTAAGCAGCCTCTAAACTGCTCTCTAACATGATGTGCCAGTACCGCGGCCTGGGCCTCTCCATGGGCAGTATGATCTGTGGCTGGGACAAG GGTCCTGGACTCTACTACGTGGATGACTATGGGACTCGGCTCTCAGGAAACATGTTCTCCATGGGTACCGGGAACACCTTTGCCTATGGGGTGATGGATAGCAGCTATTGGCCAAATCTTAGCTGAGAAGAGGCTTATGACATGGGCCGCAGGGCTATTGTTCATGCTACCCACTGAGACAACTATTCTGGAGGAGTTGTCAATA TGTACCATATGAAGCAAGACGGTTGGGTGAAAGTGCAGAGTACAGACGTCAGTGACCTGATGTACCAGTACCGGGAGGCCAGTCAGTAG